The following are encoded in a window of Narcine bancroftii isolate sNarBan1 chromosome 2, sNarBan1.hap1, whole genome shotgun sequence genomic DNA:
- the LOC138754210 gene encoding polyhomeotic-like protein 1 — MDPHTVGLAEAHVQSEPHSLPDAQGRPPPAKGQTMAGPTNPGSVVQAAASTQMPGSGLGLSAGSPVSAGDPHLPLPLKSVVMGIKRKAEDVEEEGEGSNLGPPDLIPSHGAGPEAKPAITGKASLHPGPPVLTSVSTLLVGRHGGEKPPRAIVKPHILTHVIEGFVIQEGAEPFPVEATCDQANCKQKAEDPPVLQPETPLSSQHPPSEPVQQGGE; from the exons ATGGACCCCCACACGGTGGGCCTGGCCGAGGCTCATGTGCAGAGCGAGCCCCACAGCCTGCCTGACGCCCAAGGCAGGCCCCCACCGGCAAAAGGCCAGACCATGGCCGGGCCTACGAACCCTGGGTCCGTGGTCCAAGCCGCAGCCTCCACCCAGATGCCCGGCTCAGGGCTTGGCCTCAGTGCAGGGTCCCCAGTGTCTGCTGGAGATCCTCACCTGCCTCTCCCG TTGAAGTCGGTGGTGATGGGGATAAAGCGAAAAGCCGAGgacgtggaggaggagggggagggctcGAATCTCGGCCCTCCCGACCTGATTCCCAGTCATGGAGCAGGGCCAGAGGCGAAACCGGCCATCACAG gCAAGGCCAGCCTCCACCCCGGCCCCCCTGTTCTCACATCGGTCAGCACTCTGCTGGTGGGTCGCCACGGGGGTGAGAAGCCACCTCGGGCCATCGTCAAACCGCATATTCTGACGCATGTCATTGAGGGGTTCGTCATCCAGGAGGGGGCTGAGCCATTCCCT gTTGAAGCCACGTGCGACCAGGCGAACTGCAAGCAGAAGGCCGAGGACCCTCCGGTTTTGCAGCCCGAGACCCCCCTCAGCAGCCAGCACCCACCCTCTGAGCCCGTCCAGCAGGGAGGTGAGTGA